The genomic segment CGTCCACTCCTGAAAGCTACGATTCAACTGCGTCGTTGGTAACTGTAGCGCATGGGCCTTTGCCACTTGCATGACCACGGGAAGCAGCTTGCTCAATCGAGCACCGGTGAGCGCGGAAAGAAACACCACTGGTAGTGACGTGGTGATGGGTGCCATGTAATGCAGATTTTCCACGTAGCGGGTTTGGTTTTTCTTCTCGGCTGGGACGGCATCCCATTTGTTGACCACTAGCACGAGTGCTCGTCCGCGGTCCCAGGCATACCGAGCAAGGCGCACCTCTTGGTCGGTAATCCCTTCAACTCCATCAATGACCAGCAGACCGATCTCCGCCCGTTCAAGGGCTTTGAGAGCAATGAGGACACTGGCTTGTTCAATCCGTTCGTGAATCTTGGTTTTGCGTCGTGCACCGGCAGTATCTACCAGGAGAATCTGCTGCCCATCCCATTCGATTAAGCTGTCAATTGCATCACGCGTAGTGCCGGGAGTTGAATCAACGATCGAACGTTCAAAGCCAACCAGGCGATTGAGTAATGATGACTTGCCGACGTTGGGGCGCCCGACGATCGCGACATGAAGAGGGGTGTTAGGTGTTGGGTGTTGGGTGTTGGGTGCGGAAGCTTTGGCGTGGGGTTCCTTTTGTTGCCATGTTTCTGCGACAGCTTCCATGAGATCACTGACGCCGCGGCCATGTGCGGCGGAGAGCGTATATAGAGGGTCGAGCCCGAGAGCGAAGAACTCTGCCGCGCTCGCTTCTTGTTTATCACCATCAATTTTGTTGACTGCGAAGAACGTTGGCTTGTCAGTGCGGCGAAGAAGATCTACAGCTTCAGCGTCTGCGGGATTCAAACCTTCACGTCCATCGAAGAGGAAGATAATGACGTCTGCTTCACTGATCGCAAGGCGAGTTTGCTCTTGGATCCGAGAATTCAGGCCGTCAGCGTCATCAAAATCGAGCCCACCAGTATCAACTAAAAGGATTGGCTGTCCTTGCCACATGGCTTGAGCAAAGTTGCGATCGCGGGTGACTCCTGGGGTATTATCGACTACTGCTTTGCGCTGGCGCAATAGGCGATTGAAGAGGGTCGACTTCCCTGCATTGGGGCGACCAACGATTGCGACAATAGGAATCCGGTTGCCACCTGGTACCGTTGTGGGCGTTTCAAGCATCGTTTGTTCCATACCTCTCCTTTGTAGAGGGCTCCTGCTGAGTGCTCAAGGAGGGCTTCCTGATGTGCGTGGTACCATGCTATCGTCCGCCGCGATTTCATTTGTCAAAAAGGAGGGAACGATGGCAAAGGCAATCGAGGCATACACTGCGGTCGGTATTTCACCAACCGTGCGCGGCGTGCTGAAACGGGAGCAAATCAAAACCAACATCGAGCACTTGCATGAAGTCTGTGCCGGTGCGTGTTGGTTGTCGAGCTTAGCACTACCTGTGAGACTGATCGTCATTCCCGAAGGGGCTC from the Deltaproteobacteria bacterium genome contains:
- the der gene encoding ribosome biogenesis GTPase Der; the protein is MEQTMLETPTTVPGGNRIPIVAIVGRPNAGKSTLFNRLLRQRKAVVDNTPGVTRDRNFAQAMWQGQPILLVDTGGLDFDDADGLNSRIQEQTRLAISEADVIIFLFDGREGLNPADAEAVDLLRRTDKPTFFAVNKIDGDKQEASAAEFFALGLDPLYTLSAAHGRGVSDLMEAVAETWQQKEPHAKASAPNTQHPTPNTPLHVAIVGRPNVGKSSLLNRLVGFERSIVDSTPGTTRDAIDSLIEWDGQQILLVDTAGARRKTKIHERIEQASVLIALKALERAEIGLLVIDGVEGITDQEVRLARYAWDRGRALVLVVNKWDAVPAEKKNQTRYVENLHYMAPITTSLPVVFLSALTGARLSKLLPVVMQVAKAHALQLPTTQLNRSFQEWTRRTPPPSFKGKQPKIFYVTQVGTKPPQLVLFTGVPEGITPAYERYLENQLRANYDLLGTPVKLSFRARRKDEAIPERAEHAQR